From the genome of Armatimonadota bacterium, one region includes:
- a CDS encoding deoxyguanosinetriphosphate triphosphohydrolase has product MRGREETERWEAAALVPRASRSGESRGRAEVEPDDPLRTAFQRDRDRIVHAKAFRRLMHKTQVFLAPEGDHYRTRLTHTLEVAQIARTIARALRLNEDLTEAIALAHDLGHPPFGHAGEAVLDEAMAPWGGFRHDQQSLRIVDRLEYRNRADGTTVAGLNLSWEVRDGIACHSKGLRDLGGEDRGAEGPSTQEGWLVRAADRVAYLHHDTDDAIRAGMIREADIPREITAVLGEPRARWLDAIVHDIVSVASSTDAVDLSAPMREGLNGLKDFLADRVYLSAPSRMEAVRGQRMLRLLFDHFAAHPEEIPGDPMCTGSTESPHRAACDFVAGMTDRYAVRTFAGLFMVTGIDGG; this is encoded by the coding sequence GTGCGCGGGCGCGAAGAGACCGAGAGGTGGGAGGCCGCGGCTCTGGTTCCGCGCGCCTCCCGCTCGGGTGAGTCGCGCGGGAGGGCCGAGGTCGAGCCCGATGACCCGCTGCGGACCGCCTTCCAGCGGGATCGCGACCGCATCGTGCACGCCAAGGCGTTTCGCCGACTCATGCATAAGACGCAGGTGTTCCTGGCGCCCGAGGGCGATCACTACCGCACGCGACTCACGCACACCCTGGAGGTTGCGCAGATCGCGCGAACGATCGCCCGGGCCCTTCGCCTCAACGAGGACCTGACCGAGGCGATCGCGCTGGCGCACGACCTGGGCCACCCGCCGTTCGGTCATGCAGGTGAGGCGGTGCTGGACGAGGCGATGGCGCCGTGGGGCGGGTTTCGTCACGACCAGCAGAGCCTGCGCATTGTGGACCGCCTTGAGTACCGCAATCGGGCCGACGGCACCACCGTGGCCGGGCTGAACCTATCCTGGGAGGTCCGGGACGGGATCGCGTGCCACTCCAAAGGCCTCCGCGACCTGGGAGGCGAGGACAGGGGCGCGGAGGGTCCGTCCACGCAGGAGGGTTGGCTGGTCAGGGCGGCCGATCGCGTGGCCTACCTGCACCACGACACCGACGACGCGATCCGGGCAGGGATGATACGGGAAGCCGACATACCTCGGGAGATCACCGCGGTGCTGGGCGAGCCCCGAGCGCGATGGCTGGACGCGATCGTCCACGACATCGTGTCGGTGGCATCCAGCACGGATGCGGTTGACCTGTCGGCCCCGATGCGCGAGGGCCTAAACGGGCTCAAGGACTTCCTGGCGGACAGGGTCTACCTGAGCGCTCCGTCCAGGATGGAGGCAGTTCGGGGCCAGCGCATGCTCCGACTCCTGTTTGATCACTTCGCGGCGCATCCCGAGGAGATCCCCGGTGACCCGATGTGCACCGGATCCACGGAGTCGCCGCACAGGGCCGCCTGCGACTTCGTGGCCGGGATGACCGATCGGTACGCGGTCCGGACCTTTGCCGGGCTCTTCATGGTAACGGGGATCGATGGCGGTTAG